In the genome of Calothrix sp. PCC 6303, the window AGCAATCGTCCCTCTCTTAAAATTCCCTTAAAATTAATAACAAATTCAAGGTAGTGCAGCACTGATAAAAATAGGGAACAGTGTGAATATAGGAAAAATTTAGCTCTTCAACACTTTGTCTATTCTGAGTTCCGAAACCATGCACTACTTGTAGTCAATCAACTAACTAGCAATAATATTACGAGGTACACCTTCCAAAGCCTCTTCCTCAGTCTCGAAAATTTCAAAAACTGTGTCCATCATCGTGACTTCAAATACCAGCTTTGCTTCAGGATGGACATTACAAATACGAAAACTACCTTTAACCTTATCTGCATCTCGCATTCCGGCAACAAGAGAGGTTAAACCAGAACTATCAATAAAGTTAACCTGACTCAGATTAACCACAACATGATGACTAAGTTTAGAAATACATTCTTGTAATTTAAGACGAAATTGCCAAGCTGTAGTGATGTCCAGACGACCAGTTGGTGTCAAAACAATCACAGTATTACCATCTTGGCTAGTATAAGATTTTTGCTCGATATGAATCACTGATCTTCCCCTTGACACTCTTAACTAAAATTAGATGCGGTTTCTAAGTAAAGCCCAGAATGGGTTAAGACCGCAAAGATTACTTTCCATAGCAACATTTATATCCTTTTATGACCCGAAACACCAGTATAACAAAAGTAATATTTTTGCCACTATAAAATTTTCATTTTATCAAAGGTAAAGTGTATCACTTGGAGATAATTTGATTTTCAGAACCAAGAAATTTAGCAAAAACAGCTTAGTTAATCAAATATCTTACTGGCTTGTCGGATGCGTACCAGCATTGTAATACTAGAAAAATTCTCAAGAAAAATTCTCGCAGTGAAATCTGAAGATAAAGCTGTGTAGACTTTTGTTCCTTTATTCACGCTCTATCCGGTATATGAGTCAGTCACTAACCCTTTTAATATTTGGAGTTAGTGGTTGACTAGTGCATTTTTAACTGACCTTTTGGCAGTTTTCTATCGCTATTTATGCCAATTAGCCCAATCTTGGGGCTTGAGGAAGGTTTCGTATAATTCAGCTTCAGGAGTATTGGGTTCAGGTTTGTACCCATACTCCCAACGAACTAACGGTGGTAGGGACATGAGGATTGATTCGGTGCGTCCATTGGTTTGTAAACCAAAGATAGTACCTCTGTCAAAAACCAAGTTAAATTCTACATATCGACCCCGACGGTAAAGTTGAAAATCTCGCTCACGTTCACCGTACTCAGTTGATTGACGTTTTTCAACTATGGGAACATATGCAGGCAAGAAAGACTTACCACATTCTTGGGCAAATGCAAAGAGTTCTTCCCAAGTACGGGTTGGTGGCGTGCCAATTTGATTGTTATAAATTGCTGCTGAACTATCTATGTGGGGACCACGATACAAATCTCCGGTTCCGTCTTGATAATCAAAGAAAATACCGCCGATACCGCGTGTTTCGTCCCGATGCTTCAGATAAAAGTATTCGTCGCACCAACGCTTAAATATTGGGTAATATTCTGAGTGATGGCGATCGCAAGCTGTTTTAAAAGTTTGGTGGAAATGAGTTGCATCTTCGGCAAAAGGATAGTAGGGAGTTAAATCGGCACCACCACCAAACCACCATACAGGACCTGCTTCAAAGTAGCGATAATTGAGGTGAACTGTTGGGATATAAGGGTTACGGGGGTGGAGAACCAAAGAAGTTCCAGTTACATAAAAGTTATGTCCTTTAGCTTCGGGACGTTGGGTGAGGATTGATGGAGGTAGTTCGTCACCCCAAACCTCGGAAAAGCCCACACCAGCTTTCTCGAAAATATTACCCTCTGACATAATACGCGATCGCCCACCGCCACCTTCTGCACGTTCCCAATGATCTTCTTTGAACTTAGCCTTGCCATCGACTTGTTCTAGCTTTTGGGTAATGTCATCTTGCAACTGACGCATAAACTGACTGACTCGTGTTT includes:
- a CDS encoding STAS domain-containing protein, producing the protein MIHIEQKSYTSQDGNTVIVLTPTGRLDITTAWQFRLKLQECISKLSHHVVVNLSQVNFIDSSGLTSLVAGMRDADKVKGSFRICNVHPEAKLVFEVTMMDTVFEIFETEEEALEGVPRNIIAS
- the hemF gene encoding oxygen-dependent coproporphyrinogen oxidase encodes the protein MLTNSHSPAVQGQSTRSLPPSDAKTRVSQFMRQLQDDITQKLEQVDGKAKFKEDHWERAEGGGGRSRIMSEGNIFEKAGVGFSEVWGDELPPSILTQRPEAKGHNFYVTGTSLVLHPRNPYIPTVHLNYRYFEAGPVWWFGGGADLTPYYPFAEDATHFHQTFKTACDRHHSEYYPIFKRWCDEYFYLKHRDETRGIGGIFFDYQDGTGDLYRGPHIDSSAAIYNNQIGTPPTRTWEELFAFAQECGKSFLPAYVPIVEKRQSTEYGERERDFQLYRRGRYVEFNLVFDRGTIFGLQTNGRTESILMSLPPLVRWEYGYKPEPNTPEAELYETFLKPQDWANWHK